A DNA window from Vigna angularis cultivar LongXiaoDou No.4 chromosome 1, ASM1680809v1, whole genome shotgun sequence contains the following coding sequences:
- the LOC108337033 gene encoding probable prolyl 4-hydroxylase 10, producing MLMSAARKLKAQIRFFSTNLCTNKCFCFGLEENRARKWKHSPQNIREQNRRQSPTLHSPNTEPINFLLFLQIKFRSPLPSPNSFRIFVMMKTRQPRIRKSSRPSWTLTLTLLITCCFLVLILLTLRILSVSNANSSTALSKPNDLSSISRTSYVSEEDDNQGERWVEIISWEPRAFLYHNFLTKEECDYLINIAKPDMQKSSVVDSKTGKSMDSRVRTSSGAFLTRGRDHIVRDIEKRIADFTFIPVEHGEGLQVLHYEVGQKYEPHLDYFMDEVNTKNGGQRIATMLMYLSDVEEGGETVFPNAKGNVSSVPWWNELSECAKKGLSIKPKMGSALLFWSMKPDATLDPLSLHGGCPVIKGNKWSCTKWMRLKPYGT from the exons ATGCTGATGTCAGCGGCGCGTAAACTAAAAGCACAGATAAGGTTCTTTTCTACCAATTTATGCACAAACAAATGCTTCTGTTTCGGTTtg GAGGAAAACCGGGCGCGCAAATGGAAGCACAGCCCACAGAACATAAGAGAACAGAACAGAAGACAGAGTCCTACATTACATAGCCCAAACACTGAACCAATAAACTTTCTCCTCTTCCTCCAAATCAAATTCCGATCTCCTCTTCCATCACCTAACTCGTTTAGGATCTTCGTAATGATGAAAACCAGACAACCTCGGATTCGGAAATCGTCGAGGCCATCGTGGACGCTGACGCTCACGTTGCTCATCACCTGCTGCTTCCTCGTTCTCATTCTCCTCACTCTCCGCATTCTCTCCGTTTCCAATGCTAACTCCTCCACTGCTCTCTCCAAACCCAATGATCTCAGCTCCATCTCTCGCACCTCTTACGT GAGCGAAGAAGACGACAACCAGGGAGAGCGGTGGGTTGAAATAATATCCTGGGAGCCCAGAGCTTTTCTCTATCATAATTTTCTG ACCAAGGAGGAATGCGATTATCTAATTAATATAGCGAAGCcagacatgcaaaagtcatcagTTGTTGATAGCAAAACTGGAAAGAGTATGGACAGCAG AGTACGGACTAGTTCCGGTGCTTTTCTGACCAGAGGACGTGATCATATTGTGAGGGATATTGAGAAAAGAATTGCTGATTTTACTTTTATACCCGTAG AGCATGGTGAAGGACTTCAAGTTCTTCATTATGAAGTTGGACAAAAGTACGAGCCTCATTTGGACTACTTTATGGACGAGGTTAACACTAAGAACGGGGGACAGCGGATAGCGACAATGCTGATGTACCT TTCAGATGTTGAAGAAGGGGGTGAGACAGTGTTCCCAAATGCGAAGGGAAATGTTAGTTCTGTGCCTTGGTGGAATGAGCTTTCTGAATGTGCAAAAAAAGGACTTTCAATTAAACCAAAGATGGGTAGTGCTTTACTTTTCTGGAGCATGAAGCCTGATGCAACCTTAGATCCATTGAGTTTGCATG GTGGTTGTCCAGTGATTAAGGGTAATAAGTGGTCATGTACGAAATGGATGCGTCTCAAACCATACGGAACTTAA
- the LOC108339569 gene encoding probable prolyl 4-hydroxylase 10 isoform X2, which translates to MVKARHSRVQKSWMTRWSWMFLLSVLTMFMFLLILLLLALHLRMPNTNTSFAPFEHNHLNSIARNASYISEGEDEQGEQWVEILSWEPRAFLYHNFLTKEECEYLINIAKPNMQKSSVLKSGKPTISSARTSFGTFLDRGLDKTVRNIEKRIADFTHIPVENGEGLQILHYEVGQEYVAHPDFFGDELYTANGGNRIATMLMYLSDVEEGGETVFPDAKGNSRSVPWWNINKLSYCAKKGLSIKPKMGNALLFWNMRPDATYDPSSVHAICFD; encoded by the exons ATGGTGAAAGCGAGGCACTCTCGGGTTCAAAAATCATGGATGACGAGGTGGTCGTGGATGTTTCTTCTATCAGTGCTCACGATGTTCATGTTTCTCCTGATTCTCCTTCTCCTCGCTCTCCACCTTCGAATGCCCAACACCAACACTTCCTTTGCTCCATTCGAACATAATCATCTCAATTCCATTGCTCGCAACGCTTCCTACAT AAGCGAAGGAGAAGATGAACAGGGAGAGCAATGGGTTGAAATATTATCATGGGAGCCTAGGGCTTTTCTCTATCATAATTTTCTG ACGAAGGAGGAATGTGAATATCTGATTAATATAGCCAAGCCAAACATGCAGAAGTCTTCGGTTCTTAAAAGTGGGAAACCTACTATTAGCAG CGCAAGGACAAGCTTTGGTACTTTTTTGGATAGAGGTCTCGATAAAACTGTGAGAAATATTGAGAAAAGAATTGCTGATTTTACTCATATACCTGTTG AGAACGGTGAAGGACTTCAAATTCTGCATTACGAAGTTGGACAAGAGTATGTAGCTCATCCTGACTTCTTTGGGGATGAATTGTACACTGCAAATGGGGGAAATCGCATAGCAACAATGTTGATGTACCT TTCAGATGTTGAAGAAGGGGGTGAGACAGTTTTCCCAGATGCAAAGGGAAATTCGAGGTCAGTGCCTTGGTGGAATATTAATAAGCTTTCTTATTGTGCGAAAAAAGGACTTTCAATTAAGCCAAAGATGGGGAATGCTTTACTTTTCTGGAACATGAGGCCTGATGCAACTTATGATCCATCAAGTGTTCATG CAATATGTTTTGATTAA
- the LOC108339569 gene encoding probable prolyl 4-hydroxylase 10 isoform X1: MVKARHSRVQKSWMTRWSWMFLLSVLTMFMFLLILLLLALHLRMPNTNTSFAPFEHNHLNSIARNASYISEGEDEQGEQWVEILSWEPRAFLYHNFLTKEECEYLINIAKPNMQKSSVLKSGKPTISSARTSFGTFLDRGLDKTVRNIEKRIADFTHIPVENGEGLQILHYEVGQEYVAHPDFFGDELYTANGGNRIATMLMYLSDVEEGGETVFPDAKGNSRSVPWWNINKLSYCAKKGLSIKPKMGNALLFWNMRPDATYDPSSVHGSCPVIKGNKWSCTKWMRINEFH; the protein is encoded by the exons ATGGTGAAAGCGAGGCACTCTCGGGTTCAAAAATCATGGATGACGAGGTGGTCGTGGATGTTTCTTCTATCAGTGCTCACGATGTTCATGTTTCTCCTGATTCTCCTTCTCCTCGCTCTCCACCTTCGAATGCCCAACACCAACACTTCCTTTGCTCCATTCGAACATAATCATCTCAATTCCATTGCTCGCAACGCTTCCTACAT AAGCGAAGGAGAAGATGAACAGGGAGAGCAATGGGTTGAAATATTATCATGGGAGCCTAGGGCTTTTCTCTATCATAATTTTCTG ACGAAGGAGGAATGTGAATATCTGATTAATATAGCCAAGCCAAACATGCAGAAGTCTTCGGTTCTTAAAAGTGGGAAACCTACTATTAGCAG CGCAAGGACAAGCTTTGGTACTTTTTTGGATAGAGGTCTCGATAAAACTGTGAGAAATATTGAGAAAAGAATTGCTGATTTTACTCATATACCTGTTG AGAACGGTGAAGGACTTCAAATTCTGCATTACGAAGTTGGACAAGAGTATGTAGCTCATCCTGACTTCTTTGGGGATGAATTGTACACTGCAAATGGGGGAAATCGCATAGCAACAATGTTGATGTACCT TTCAGATGTTGAAGAAGGGGGTGAGACAGTTTTCCCAGATGCAAAGGGAAATTCGAGGTCAGTGCCTTGGTGGAATATTAATAAGCTTTCTTATTGTGCGAAAAAAGGACTTTCAATTAAGCCAAAGATGGGGAATGCTTTACTTTTCTGGAACATGAGGCCTGATGCAACTTATGATCCATCAAGTGTTCATG GCAGTTGTCCAGTGATTAAGGGTAATAAGTGGTCATGTACCAAATGGATGCGAATCAATGAATTCCACTAA